One segment of Trachemys scripta elegans isolate TJP31775 chromosome 1, CAS_Tse_1.0, whole genome shotgun sequence DNA contains the following:
- the CRYZL1 gene encoding quinone oxidoreductase-like protein 1, with amino-acid sequence MLFQDTMKALYCQQNSAGEEIAFVFQERENLPVTRDNDVKIQVKACALSWTDIKLLSELKMKKEFLPVGREIVGVVLEVGSKVSFFQPDDEVVGILPLDSEESGLCEVALVHEHYLVHKPEKVPWVEAAGTIRDGLRAYTALHYLSHVSPGKTVLVMDGASPFGTIAIQLAQHRGAKVISTAYSLEDKQYLERLRPPVGMRQPLIARVIDVSNGKIDVAESCLEETGGLGVDIVLDAGVRLYSKEDESTLKPQLLPHKHDIITLLSVGGHWVTTEKNLQLDPPDSHCLFLKGATVSFLNDEVWNLSNVQQGKYLCILEDVMEKLSNGIFRPQLDEPVPLYEAKVSMEIVQKNQARKRQVIQF; translated from the exons ATGCTCTTTCAGGACACTATGAAGGCTCTGTATTGTCAGCAGAATTCAGCTGGAGAGGAAATTGCATTTGTCTTCCAGGAAAGG GAAAATCTTCCTGTTACAAGAGACAATGATGTGAAAATACAGGTTAAAGCCTGTGCTCTGAGCTGGACAGATATAAAG CTTTTATCAGAACTGAAGATGAAGAAAGAATTTCTACCTGTTGGGAGGGAAATTGTTGGAGTGGTATTGGAGG TTGGAAGCAAAGTGTCCTTCTTTCAGCCAGATGATGAAGTAGTGG gAATCTTGCCCCTGGATTCGGAAGAGTCTGGTCTCTGTGAAGTTGCTCTAGTTCATGAGCATTATTTGG TTCATAAACCAGAAAAAGTCCCTTGGGTTGAAGCAGCAGGGACCATTCGTGATGGCCTACGAGCATACACAGCCCTACATTATCTTTCCCATGTTTCTCCTGGAAAAACTGTACTAGTAATGGATGGAGCAAGT CCATTTGGTACAATAGCTATTCAGTTAGCACAGCACAGAGGAGCCAAAGTAATTTCTACAGCATATAGTCTTGAAGACAAGCAGTACTTGGAGAGGCTTAGACCTCCTGTGG GCATGAGGCAACCTTTAATTG CTCGAGTCATTGATGTCTCAAATGGTAAGATTGATGTGGCAGAAAGCTGTTTGGAGGAAACAGGCGGGCTGGGAGTGGATATTGTCCTAGATGCTGGAG tgagatTATACAGTAAAGAAGATGAGTCAACATTAAAACCGCAACTGCTGCCACACAAACATGATATCATTACACTTCTTAGTGTTGGAGGACACTGGGTAACCACAGAGAAAAACCTCCAG TTGGACCCTCCAGATAGCCATTGCTTGTTTCTTAAGGGAGCCACAGTCTCTTTTCTGAATGATGAAGTATGGAATTTGTCAAATGTGCAACAAGGGAAGTATCTTT GTATCTTAGAAGATGTAATGGAGAAGTTATCAAATGGTATTTTCAG GCCTCAATTGGATGAACCAGTCCCATTGTATGAAGCCAAAGTTTCTATGGAAATAGTTCAGAAGAATCAAGCAAGAAAAAGACAAGTCATCCAATTCTGA